The Ensifer adhaerens genome contains a region encoding:
- a CDS encoding glycerate kinase type-2 family protein — translation MKSDDKEFLADLFRAAIEAADPENALRAHLPSQPRGRTVVIGAGKGAAQLAAAFERLWRGPLEGVVVTRYGYAVPCERIRVLEAAHPVPDAAGLRATDALFEAVRDLTEDDLVVALICGGGSALLPSPPDALTLEDEVQLNQALLASGAPISVMNAIRKQVSGIKGGRLAAACHPAKLITLVVSDVPGDDPAQVASGPTIPDMMDRVQARGLVETWGIALPPAVAAWIEGNEGLAPLPGDPVFARNEVRVIASASLSLEAAAARAASLGVPAVILSDSIEGEARDVARVHAAIAREVAGRGRPFSRPSVILSGGETTVTIKGGGKGGRNTEFLLSLALAAEGIAFSAIAADTDGIDGSEDNAGAFADGQSMARLRNLGHDPSALLADNDAWTAFHHLGDLFVPGPTGTNVNDFRAILIR, via the coding sequence ATGAAATCTGACGACAAAGAATTCCTCGCGGACCTCTTTCGTGCGGCGATCGAAGCCGCGGACCCGGAAAATGCCCTGCGCGCTCATCTCCCAAGCCAGCCACGCGGACGGACCGTGGTCATCGGCGCCGGTAAAGGTGCGGCCCAGCTCGCCGCCGCTTTCGAAAGGCTCTGGCGCGGTCCGCTCGAAGGTGTTGTTGTGACGCGCTACGGCTATGCCGTCCCGTGCGAGCGCATCCGCGTACTTGAGGCCGCCCATCCCGTACCCGATGCAGCCGGATTGCGGGCAACTGATGCACTTTTCGAAGCTGTGCGCGATCTTACCGAAGATGACCTTGTCGTTGCGTTGATCTGCGGCGGCGGTTCGGCCCTGCTGCCGTCGCCGCCGGACGCGCTGACGTTGGAAGATGAGGTGCAACTCAACCAGGCCCTGCTTGCAAGTGGCGCGCCGATCTCGGTCATGAACGCCATCCGCAAGCAGGTCTCGGGGATCAAGGGCGGTCGTCTTGCCGCCGCCTGCCATCCGGCAAAGCTCATTACTTTGGTGGTGTCGGACGTGCCGGGTGACGATCCCGCACAGGTTGCCAGCGGGCCGACCATTCCGGACATGATGGATCGCGTGCAGGCGCGTGGCCTGGTCGAGACCTGGGGCATAGCCCTTCCGCCGGCGGTTGCTGCGTGGATCGAGGGCAACGAAGGCCTGGCACCCCTCCCGGGCGATCCGGTCTTCGCCAGAAACGAGGTCCGGGTGATCGCCTCGGCGAGCCTCTCGCTCGAGGCCGCCGCTGCGCGCGCCGCGTCCCTTGGCGTTCCCGCCGTCATCCTCTCCGATTCGATCGAGGGGGAGGCCCGCGATGTCGCCCGCGTTCACGCGGCAATTGCGCGTGAAGTCGCCGGTCGCGGCCGGCCGTTCTCGCGCCCTTCTGTCATTCTTTCGGGCGGAGAAACCACCGTCACGATCAAGGGAGGCGGCAAGGGCGGGCGCAACACGGAATTCCTGCTGTCGCTTGCGCTGGCGGCCGAAGGCATCGCCTTTTCGGCAATCGCCGCAGACACCGATGGCATCGATGGCTCCGAAGACAATGCCGGCGCCTTTGCCGACGGGCAGAGCATGGCGCGCTTGCGCAACCTGGGCCACGATCCCTCGGCCTTGCTTGCCGACAATGATGCGTGGACGGCCTTCCATCACCTCGGCGACCTGTTCGTTCCCGGGCCGACCGGAACCAACGTCAATGATTTCAGGGCAATCCTTATCCGATAG
- a CDS encoding enoyl-CoA hydratase/isomerase family protein, whose protein sequence is MSDPRIDLVITDRVARLTLRRPEKLNAIDADMVEALSQACRAIERSTARVAILSGEGERSFCAGGDIDAWRSLDADMFSRRWLRDGHDAFDALARLSVPLIAVLNGHALGGGLELAACADLRIAEAHVKIGQPEPGLGIIPGWSGTQRASRRFGTQLVRRMALFGEVYGAEEALSLGLVDRVVARGEGLASAQADAARVLQRSPRATELTKMLINAAEGEESERVLDAFAGAVAAASSDLTEGLAAYRQKRSPQFNR, encoded by the coding sequence GTGAGCGACCCGCGGATTGACCTTGTCATCACTGATCGCGTCGCGCGGCTGACGCTCCGTCGCCCGGAAAAGCTGAACGCGATCGATGCGGACATGGTGGAGGCGCTCTCGCAGGCCTGCCGAGCCATCGAGCGTTCGACTGCGCGCGTCGCGATTCTGTCGGGCGAAGGCGAAAGATCCTTTTGTGCCGGCGGCGACATCGATGCGTGGAGAAGTCTCGACGCCGACATGTTCTCCCGTCGATGGCTGCGTGATGGCCACGATGCCTTCGATGCGCTGGCGCGGCTTTCCGTGCCGCTGATCGCCGTCTTGAACGGCCATGCGCTCGGCGGCGGATTGGAGCTCGCAGCCTGTGCCGACCTGCGCATCGCCGAGGCGCATGTGAAGATCGGCCAGCCAGAACCGGGTCTGGGCATCATCCCCGGCTGGTCCGGCACGCAACGCGCCTCGCGCCGGTTCGGAACACAGCTGGTGCGACGCATGGCGCTTTTCGGCGAGGTCTACGGCGCCGAGGAGGCACTGTCACTCGGGCTCGTCGACAGGGTGGTGGCAAGAGGCGAGGGGCTTGCTTCTGCACAAGCCGATGCCGCCCGTGTGCTGCAACGTTCGCCGCGCGCGACGGAACTCACCAAAATGCTGATCAATGCCGCCGAGGGTGAGGAAAGTGAGCGGGTTTTGGACGCCTTCGCGGGCGCTGTCGCGGCGGCGTCGAGTGATCTGACGGAAGGCTTGGCGGCCTATCGCCAGAAGCGTTCGCCCCAGTTCAACCGATAG
- a CDS encoding acyl CoA:acetate/3-ketoacid CoA transferase, which produces MKKVKSAQEAVRLIKDGSVVAVNSSSGLCCPDAVLKALGERFDGEGHPRGLTSIHPIAAGDFFGTRGVDHIAKPGMLVKIIGGSYPSGPSNAEPPLIWQMILKEELAAFNVPSGIVFDMLREGAAKRPGVLTKVGMETFVDPEQDGCAMNDRARAEPIVKRVSFEGEDWLHFPAIRPDVAIIRATTADEKGNLTFEQEGATLGAMEMALAARNSGGLVIAQVKRVAASGTLRPHDVRVPGILVDIIVEAPDQLQTTATPYDPAISGELFRPLETFRTPALDVGKVIARRVAQELEDGWAVNIGFGISANVPRILIEEGHHGKVTWVIEQGAVGGVPLLDFKFGCASNAEAFVASPHQFCYFQAGGFDCSLLSFLEIDAEGSVNVSRLAATPHRTAGAGGFVDITSRAKKIVFSGNFNAGAKMRVEDGRLVIDKEGRIAKFVPKVDQVSFSGKRACAQGQDISYVTERCVIRLDSEGLVVTEIAPGLDLQRDVLDQAATPLRVSKTLKRMDSTLFRPEAMGLTL; this is translated from the coding sequence ATGAAGAAGGTGAAGAGCGCGCAGGAGGCGGTGCGGCTCATCAAGGATGGCTCGGTCGTCGCCGTGAACTCTTCCTCGGGTCTTTGCTGCCCCGATGCCGTGTTGAAAGCGCTCGGGGAACGCTTCGACGGCGAAGGCCATCCGCGCGGCCTCACCTCCATTCATCCGATCGCCGCCGGCGACTTCTTCGGGACGCGCGGTGTCGATCACATCGCAAAGCCCGGAATGCTGGTGAAGATCATCGGCGGCTCCTATCCCTCCGGGCCGAGCAATGCCGAGCCGCCGCTCATCTGGCAGATGATCCTGAAGGAGGAACTCGCCGCGTTTAACGTGCCTTCCGGCATCGTCTTCGACATGTTGCGCGAGGGCGCTGCCAAGCGTCCGGGCGTGTTGACGAAGGTGGGGATGGAGACCTTCGTCGATCCCGAGCAGGATGGCTGCGCGATGAATGACCGGGCGCGGGCCGAGCCGATTGTCAAGCGCGTGTCGTTTGAGGGCGAGGACTGGCTGCATTTCCCGGCCATCCGCCCCGATGTGGCGATCATTCGGGCAACAACCGCCGATGAGAAGGGCAACCTGACCTTCGAACAGGAGGGTGCGACGCTCGGCGCGATGGAAATGGCGCTGGCCGCTCGCAATTCTGGCGGTCTTGTGATCGCTCAGGTCAAGCGCGTGGCGGCCAGTGGCACCCTTCGCCCCCACGATGTGCGCGTGCCCGGCATCCTCGTCGACATCATCGTCGAGGCGCCGGATCAATTGCAGACGACGGCAACGCCCTACGACCCAGCGATCTCAGGCGAGCTGTTCCGGCCGCTCGAGACGTTTCGCACGCCGGCGCTCGACGTCGGCAAGGTCATCGCTCGCCGCGTGGCGCAGGAGCTTGAGGATGGCTGGGCAGTCAATATCGGCTTCGGCATTTCCGCGAACGTGCCGCGCATCCTCATCGAGGAAGGGCATCACGGGAAGGTCACCTGGGTGATTGAGCAGGGGGCAGTCGGCGGTGTTCCGCTGCTCGACTTCAAGTTCGGCTGTGCATCCAATGCCGAGGCCTTCGTCGCTTCGCCCCACCAGTTCTGCTACTTTCAGGCGGGCGGATTTGATTGCTCGTTGCTGTCCTTCCTGGAAATCGACGCCGAGGGCTCGGTCAATGTCAGCCGTCTTGCGGCCACTCCGCACCGCACGGCCGGCGCCGGCGGCTTCGTCGACATCACCTCCCGCGCGAAGAAGATCGTCTTCTCCGGCAACTTCAATGCCGGCGCGAAGATGCGCGTCGAGGATGGCCGGCTGGTGATCGACAAGGAGGGCCGCATCGCCAAGTTCGTGCCCAAGGTGGACCAGGTGAGCTTCTCCGGCAAACGCGCCTGCGCACAAGGACAGGACATCAGCTACGTCACGGAGCGCTGCGTCATTCGCCTCGACAGCGAAGGGCTCGTTGTCACCGAAATCGCTCCGGGTCTCGACCTTCAACGGGACGTGCTTGATCAGGCGGCAACGCCCCTTCGGGTTTCAAAGACGCTGAAGCGGATGGACAGCACCCTGTTTCGCCCCGAAGCCATGGGGCTTACGCTGTGA
- a CDS encoding aldo/keto reductase, with translation MNIYFQKSFQRGFGTYPLKGNELRGAIEAAIDVGYRAFDTAQMYGNETDTGDALAACGVPRSELCITTKVHPDNYTDETFLPSVEASLRALKTDCVDVLLLHWPPANGEIAPSLLMLRSALERGLTKSIGVSNYTAAMMQEARSVIDVPLVTNQVEFHPLVNQEKLLAAAAETGIPITSYASIARGEIFKHGLFSKIGETYGKSAAQVALRWIIQKGVPLNTMSTKPENIRANFEIMDFTLSSIDMQRIDALTATGYRIIKPGQLPWVPEWD, from the coding sequence ATGAACATCTACTTCCAGAAGAGCTTTCAGCGCGGCTTTGGCACGTATCCGCTGAAGGGGAACGAACTGCGAGGGGCGATCGAGGCCGCTATCGACGTCGGCTATCGGGCATTCGACACGGCGCAGATGTATGGCAACGAGACTGACACGGGCGATGCGCTGGCCGCATGCGGTGTTCCACGTTCTGAGCTTTGCATCACCACGAAGGTGCATCCGGACAACTACACGGACGAGACGTTTCTCCCCTCGGTCGAGGCGAGCCTTCGAGCCCTGAAGACCGATTGCGTCGACGTTCTTCTTTTGCACTGGCCGCCGGCCAACGGAGAGATCGCCCCCTCACTCCTGATGCTTCGATCCGCACTGGAAAGAGGGCTGACAAAGTCTATCGGCGTATCGAACTACACGGCGGCCATGATGCAGGAGGCACGGTCCGTCATCGACGTTCCGCTCGTGACCAACCAGGTGGAATTCCACCCGCTTGTCAACCAGGAGAAACTGCTCGCAGCCGCCGCCGAAACGGGAATCCCGATCACATCCTACGCGTCGATCGCCCGTGGCGAGATCTTCAAGCACGGCCTTTTTTCCAAGATCGGCGAGACCTACGGCAAGTCCGCGGCGCAGGTGGCGCTGCGCTGGATTATCCAGAAAGGCGTTCCGCTCAATACCATGTCCACCAAGCCGGAAAACATCCGTGCGAACTTCGAGATCATGGATTTCACCCTCTCGTCGATCGACATGCAAAGAATCGACGCGCTGACCGCCACCGGTTACCGCATCATCAAACCAGGACAACTTCCCTGGGTTCCTGAATGGGACTGA
- a CDS encoding GMC family oxidoreductase: MSQGYDYVIVGGGSSGCVLAARLSENPSARVCLIEAGGRDSHPLIHMPVGFAKMTSGPLTWGLKTAPQKHANNREILYAQAKVLGGGSSINAEVFTRGHPGDYDRWVEEGAEGWGFKDIQKYFLRSEGNSILSGTWHGTDGPLAVSNIPEPQRMTRAFVQSCQELGIPYNPDFNGPVQEGSGVYQTTTRNNRRCSAAVGYLRPALKRKNLTVITGALVLRVVFEGRRAVGVDYQVDGKRMTARADSEVLLTSGAIGTPKLMMLSGVGPAAALRSHGIDVIQDLAGVGENLQDHFGVDIVAELKDHDSLDKYNRLHWSIWAGLQYTLFNSGPITSNVVEGGAFWYGDTTSPYPDLQFHFLAGAGAEAGVPSVPKGSSGITLNSYTLRPKSRGTVTLRSADPHDLPIIDPNFLADPEDVKISVEGVKISQEIFAQPSLQKYIKVRHFPGRDVRTDADYVAYTRQYGRTSYHPTCTCKMGRDEMSVVDPQLRVHGLDGIRICDSSTMPSLVGSNTNAATIMIGEKAADMIRGNA; this comes from the coding sequence ATGTCGCAAGGCTATGATTATGTGATCGTCGGAGGAGGATCCTCCGGTTGCGTATTGGCGGCGCGGCTCTCTGAAAATCCGTCGGCGCGCGTCTGCCTCATCGAGGCCGGCGGGCGCGACAGCCATCCGCTGATCCACATGCCCGTCGGCTTCGCCAAGATGACCTCCGGCCCTTTGACCTGGGGGCTGAAAACGGCGCCGCAGAAACACGCCAACAACCGCGAAATCCTCTATGCCCAGGCAAAGGTGCTCGGTGGCGGCTCCTCGATCAATGCCGAGGTGTTCACGCGTGGGCATCCTGGTGATTACGACCGCTGGGTCGAGGAGGGTGCCGAAGGCTGGGGCTTCAAGGACATTCAGAAGTACTTCCTGCGTTCCGAGGGCAATTCGATCCTCTCGGGTACGTGGCACGGAACAGATGGCCCGCTCGCTGTGTCGAACATTCCCGAGCCGCAGCGCATGACGCGCGCCTTCGTGCAAAGCTGCCAGGAACTCGGCATACCCTACAATCCTGATTTCAACGGTCCGGTCCAGGAAGGTTCTGGCGTTTACCAGACAACAACGCGGAACAACCGTCGTTGCTCTGCGGCGGTCGGCTACCTGAGGCCGGCCCTGAAGCGCAAGAACCTCACGGTCATCACCGGGGCGCTCGTGCTGCGCGTCGTCTTCGAAGGGCGACGTGCCGTCGGCGTCGACTATCAGGTCGATGGCAAGCGGATGACCGCGCGTGCCGATAGCGAGGTGCTCTTGACCTCGGGTGCGATCGGCACGCCGAAGCTGATGATGCTTTCAGGCGTCGGTCCCGCCGCGGCGCTTCGCAGCCACGGCATCGACGTGATCCAAGATCTGGCTGGCGTCGGCGAAAACCTGCAGGACCATTTCGGCGTCGATATCGTCGCGGAGTTGAAGGATCACGACAGCCTCGACAAGTACAACAGGCTGCATTGGTCGATCTGGGCGGGCCTTCAATATACGCTGTTCAACTCCGGCCCCATCACCTCCAACGTGGTTGAGGGCGGGGCATTCTGGTACGGCGACACGACGAGCCCCTATCCGGACCTGCAGTTCCATTTCCTCGCAGGCGCCGGCGCGGAAGCCGGCGTGCCTAGCGTGCCCAAGGGTTCCTCCGGCATTACGCTCAATTCCTACACGCTACGCCCGAAGTCACGTGGCACGGTGACCCTGCGCTCGGCAGATCCGCACGACCTTCCGATCATCGATCCGAACTTCCTCGCCGATCCCGAAGACGTGAAGATCTCGGTCGAAGGCGTGAAGATCAGTCAGGAGATCTTCGCCCAGCCTTCGCTGCAGAAATACATCAAGGTCAGGCACTTCCCGGGCCGGGATGTCCGCACGGACGCGGATTACGTCGCCTATACCCGCCAGTATGGCCGTACCTCCTATCATCCGACCTGCACCTGCAAGATGGGCCGTGATGAGATGTCTGTGGTCGATCCGCAACTGCGTGTGCACGGGCTTGATGGCATCCGCATCTGCGACAGTTCCACCATGCCGAGCCTTGTCGGGTCCAACACCAATGCGGCAACGATCATGATCGGGGAAAAGGCCGCAGACATGATCCGCGGCAATGCCTGA
- a CDS encoding aldehyde dehydrogenase family protein, whose translation MDQTNTFLAPPSAARSFGFFVDGQWKEGTDHFERRSPGHGTPVTRTVRCTVDDLNAAVAAARIAFEDRRWSGISGAARAGVLLRVAEILRRRRDEIAYWETLENGKPISQARGEIDHCIACFEVGAGAARLLHGDSFNSLGDDLFGMVLREPIGVIGLITPWNFPFLILCERVPFILASGCTMVVKPSEVTSVTTLLLAEVLAEAGLPAGVYNVVTGSGRSIGQALAEHPDVDMLSFTGSTAVGRSCVHAAADSNFKKLGLELGGKNPIIVFADSDLEDAADGAAFGISFNTGQCCVSSSRLIVERSVAAEFEKLLVEKMKKIRVGDPLDEGTQVGAITTEAQNATILDYIAKGKTAGARLLTGGETIDLGHGQYIAPTLFSCVSRDMAIARDEIFGPVLCSMHFDTVEEAIQLANDTVYGLAASVWTKNIDKALTVTRKVRAGRFWVNTIMAGGPEMPLGGFKQSGWGREAGMYGVEEYTQVKSVHVEIGKRSHWIA comes from the coding sequence ATGGACCAGACGAACACGTTTCTTGCTCCCCCGTCCGCAGCGCGCAGCTTCGGGTTCTTCGTCGACGGGCAGTGGAAAGAAGGGACCGACCACTTCGAACGCAGATCGCCGGGCCATGGTACGCCGGTCACGCGCACCGTTCGCTGCACGGTCGATGATCTGAACGCGGCGGTGGCTGCGGCGCGCATTGCGTTCGAGGATCGCCGCTGGTCCGGGATTTCCGGTGCAGCGCGCGCCGGCGTGCTCTTGCGCGTCGCCGAAATCCTGCGTCGCCGCCGGGACGAGATCGCCTATTGGGAGACGCTCGAAAACGGCAAGCCGATCTCGCAGGCGCGCGGCGAGATCGATCATTGCATTGCCTGCTTCGAGGTCGGCGCAGGTGCCGCACGCCTCCTGCACGGCGACAGCTTCAATTCGCTCGGTGACGACCTGTTCGGCATGGTGCTGCGCGAGCCGATCGGCGTCATCGGCCTGATCACACCCTGGAATTTCCCGTTCCTGATCCTGTGCGAGCGCGTGCCTTTCATTCTGGCGTCCGGTTGCACCATGGTGGTGAAGCCGTCCGAAGTCACCTCCGTGACCACGCTGCTTCTGGCCGAGGTTCTGGCCGAAGCGGGCCTGCCTGCGGGCGTCTATAACGTTGTCACCGGTTCCGGCCGCTCGATCGGGCAGGCGCTGGCCGAACACCCTGACGTCGACATGCTTTCCTTCACGGGATCGACGGCCGTGGGGCGCTCCTGCGTCCACGCTGCCGCCGACAGCAACTTCAAGAAACTGGGCCTCGAGCTCGGTGGCAAAAATCCGATCATCGTCTTTGCCGATTCCGACCTTGAGGACGCCGCTGACGGCGCCGCCTTCGGCATCAGCTTCAACACCGGACAATGCTGCGTTTCCTCGTCGCGCCTGATCGTCGAGCGCTCTGTTGCGGCGGAGTTCGAGAAACTGCTTGTCGAGAAGATGAAAAAGATCCGGGTCGGCGATCCCTTGGACGAAGGCACCCAGGTCGGCGCCATCACCACCGAGGCCCAGAACGCCACGATCCTGGACTATATTGCCAAGGGCAAGACGGCCGGCGCCAGGCTCCTCACTGGCGGCGAAACGATTGATCTTGGCCACGGCCAGTACATCGCGCCGACGCTTTTCTCCTGCGTTTCCCGCGACATGGCGATTGCGCGCGACGAGATTTTCGGCCCGGTTCTGTGCTCCATGCATTTCGACACGGTCGAGGAAGCCATCCAGCTCGCCAACGACACCGTCTATGGCCTGGCGGCGAGCGTGTGGACGAAGAACATCGACAAGGCGCTGACCGTGACAAGGAAAGTGCGTGCCGGTCGCTTCTGGGTCAACACGATCATGGCGGGTGGTCCTGAAATGCCGCTCGGTGGTTTCAAGCAGTCCGGCTGGGGCCGCGAGGCTGGCATGTACGGAGTGGAGGAGTACACACAGGTGAAGTCCGTTCACGTCGAGATCGGCAAGCGTTCGCATTGGATCGCATGA
- a CDS encoding zinc-dependent alcohol dehydrogenase, translating into MTTMRAAVLTAAKRFEVREVAMPIVGPDDVLVRVARTGICGTDIHIFNGHYAADRLPLVPGHEFCGTIAERGANVRHLAVGARVVVDINIGCGSCFWCRRNEVLNCAEVTQVGIGRDGAFAEYVAVPARLAIPAEADIADAVLALTEPVACVVRAARKAQATFGQSVLIFGAGPIGNLHVQMMRLVGAAPIIVADLSPDRCRMAIEAGADAAVSDPTELKAVVHKMTGGRGADLVIESVGNRKLYEQAFDLARRGGHVAFFGITPPGETVALDSLRTVLEEGSLKGSVAGMGEDMHDALTLLSHGRFRTQEFTKASYPLEAIQEAFETIGERPQHLKTQIAIAA; encoded by the coding sequence ATGACGACCATGCGCGCCGCCGTGCTCACTGCCGCGAAACGCTTCGAGGTTCGGGAGGTCGCCATGCCGATCGTCGGACCGGACGATGTGCTCGTCCGGGTCGCGCGCACCGGCATCTGCGGTACGGATATCCATATCTTCAACGGCCATTATGCGGCCGATCGGCTTCCGCTCGTCCCAGGACACGAATTCTGCGGCACGATCGCCGAGCGTGGCGCCAACGTTCGACATCTTGCTGTCGGAGCGCGCGTGGTGGTCGATATCAACATCGGCTGCGGCAGCTGTTTCTGGTGCCGCCGCAACGAGGTTCTGAACTGCGCCGAGGTCACGCAGGTCGGCATCGGTCGGGACGGTGCCTTTGCCGAATATGTAGCGGTTCCGGCGCGACTGGCGATCCCGGCTGAGGCTGACATCGCCGATGCGGTGCTTGCGCTCACGGAGCCGGTTGCCTGCGTCGTTCGCGCGGCGCGCAAGGCGCAGGCGACGTTCGGCCAATCGGTCCTCATCTTCGGTGCCGGACCGATCGGAAACCTGCATGTGCAGATGATGCGGCTTGTCGGCGCTGCGCCGATCATTGTCGCCGACCTTTCGCCGGACCGTTGCCGCATGGCGATCGAGGCCGGGGCGGATGCGGCGGTGTCGGATCCAACCGAACTGAAGGCCGTGGTTCACAAGATGACTGGTGGACGCGGGGCCGATCTTGTGATCGAGAGCGTCGGCAACCGGAAGCTCTACGAACAGGCTTTCGATCTCGCGCGCCGCGGCGGCCACGTCGCCTTTTTCGGCATCACCCCGCCCGGCGAGACCGTAGCGCTCGACAGCCTGCGGACGGTGTTGGAAGAAGGGAGCCTCAAAGGTTCTGTTGCCGGGATGGGCGAGGATATGCACGACGCACTCACGCTTCTGTCGCATGGCCGGTTCCGCACGCAGGAGTTCACCAAGGCAAGCTATCCGCTGGAGGCCATTCAGGAAGCCTTCGAGACGATCGGCGAGCGGCCGCAACACCTGAAGACCCAGATCGCCATCGCGGCGTAA
- a CDS encoding ABC transporter permease, whose translation MDIQRLKPHLPWITLLVLVAIVGITDPGFLRPTNLLGIAGDIVPLFIMALGLTFAIYIGGIDLSAQSMANMVTVIASVYLASFGAWVAVLCVVAGFLLGTLSGFVTTRLFVPSFISTLAVGGVAFSVAQWLSGQRALNMDATQRNETFGWMISHTWGVPNELLIAAGLVALCLFIERRTTLGRVLKAVGAGELAAAASGLDVARYKILAFAISGALASIAGLLFAVKLSGGAPTIANGFLLPAIVAVLVGGTPLTGGVGGVMNTVVGTLIVAVIRSSMLYFEIDATRQQIVFGAVLIIAIALTIDRAKLRTVK comes from the coding sequence ATGGATATTCAGCGCCTCAAACCGCACCTTCCCTGGATAACGCTCCTGGTGCTCGTCGCCATCGTCGGGATCACCGATCCCGGCTTCCTGCGACCCACGAACCTGCTCGGCATTGCCGGCGACATCGTGCCGCTGTTCATCATGGCGCTCGGTCTCACCTTCGCCATCTATATCGGCGGCATCGACCTGTCGGCCCAGTCGATGGCAAACATGGTGACGGTCATCGCCTCGGTTTACCTTGCCTCGTTCGGTGCCTGGGTTGCCGTGCTTTGCGTCGTTGCCGGCTTTCTCCTTGGCACGCTTTCTGGTTTCGTGACGACACGGCTCTTCGTGCCGTCCTTCATCTCCACGCTTGCGGTCGGCGGCGTTGCGTTCTCGGTTGCGCAATGGCTTTCGGGCCAACGCGCGCTCAACATGGACGCCACTCAGCGCAACGAGACCTTCGGCTGGATGATTAGCCATACCTGGGGCGTCCCCAATGAACTCCTGATTGCGGCCGGACTCGTTGCTCTCTGCCTCTTCATCGAGCGGCGCACGACGCTCGGCCGCGTTCTGAAGGCGGTCGGCGCCGGCGAGCTGGCCGCTGCCGCGTCAGGTCTCGATGTCGCGCGCTACAAGATCCTTGCATTCGCGATCTCCGGTGCACTTGCGTCCATTGCCGGCCTGCTCTTTGCGGTCAAGCTCTCCGGCGGCGCACCGACGATCGCCAATGGGTTCCTGTTGCCGGCAATCGTTGCCGTGCTGGTCGGTGGCACGCCTTTGACAGGCGGTGTCGGCGGCGTGATGAACACCGTCGTCGGCACCCTGATCGTCGCAGTCATCCGTTCTTCGATGCTTTATTTCGAGATCGACGCGACCCGGCAGCAGATCGTCTTCGGCGCCGTGTTGATCATCGCCATTGCACTGACGATCGATCGCGCCAAGCTGCGCACCGTGAAGTAG